Proteins co-encoded in one Aethina tumida isolate Nest 87 chromosome 7, icAetTumi1.1, whole genome shotgun sequence genomic window:
- the LOC109597520 gene encoding gustatory and odorant receptor 22-like, protein MQLSDLPDLYGNELNMQHFTKLIRGSPRTRAIKDRLKWDKKNYDLIEEHDQFYRDHKLLLSLFRVLAVMPVQRDIGRIKFSWKSPPMIYAYFFYAITTILVFLVGWERLDILTNRSKKFDEYIYSIIFVVYLIPHFWIPFVGWGVAYEVCDYKNSWGSFQLLYFQVTGKNLEFPYLSTLIVIISMGSVIVAIIFLLTLSVLMEGFTLYHTIAYYHIITMINMNCALWYINCRAIGNASTALADSFEKDLEVSSSAFIIAQYRYLWLLLSELLQKLGNAYARTYSTYSLFMMMNITIAVYGFTSEIIDHGLKFSFKEIGLLVDGLYCLTLFFVFCNCSHQASANIANRVQFSLMNINVYSVDVETTKEIQLFLKAIQNNPPKVSLKGYTVVNRELITSSLATVAIYLIVLLQFKISLINLRG, encoded by the exons ATGCAGCTCTCGGACTTGCCAGATTTGTACGGCAATGAGTTAAACATGCaacattttactaaattaatcaGAGGAAGTCCAAGAACTAGAGCTATAAAAGATCGACTAAAATGGGACAAGAAAAATTACGATTTGATTGAAGAACACGATCAATTTTACCGGGATCACAAACTTCTACTTTCTCTCTTTAGA GTCCTTGCGGTTATGCCGGTTCAAAGAGACATCGGAAGAATAAAATTCTCATGGAAGAGTCCTCCGATGATTTACGCGTATTTTTTCTATGCGATAACTACGATCTTGGTATTTCTGGTGGGCTGGGAAAGATTGGATATTCTTACAAATAGAAGCAAAAAATTTGACGAATATATTTACTCAATCATCTTTGTGGTTTATTTAATACCACACTTTTGGATTCCATTCGTAGGTTGGGGAGTGGCTTACGAAGtttgtgattataaaaatagttgggGCAGCTTTCAACTTCTGTACTTTCAGGTTACGG GCAAAAATTTGGAGTTTCCATATCTAAGCACGTTAATCGTAATAATAAGCATGGGAAGCGTTATAGTCGCAATTATTTTCCTGCTAACGTTGAGCGTTTTAATGGAGGGTTTCACTTTATATCATACTATTGCTTATTATCATATCATCACGATGATCAACATGAATTGCGCCCTTTGGTATATAAACTGCAGAGCCATCGGAAACGCCAGCACCGCTTTAGCTGATAGTTTTGAAAAA gaTCTGGAAGTCAGCTCATCAGCGTTCATCATCGCCCAATATAGATATCTGTGGCTTTTGCTCAGCGAACTGTTGCAGAAATTGGGAAACGCATACGCAAGAACTTACTCCACCTATTCACTGTTCATGATGATGAACATTACAATTGCT GTTTATGGATTTACGTCAGAAATTATAGACCACGGattgaaatttagttttaaagaaaTCGGTCTTTTGGTCGATGGACTTTATTGCTTAACTTTGTTCTTTGTATTTTGCAACTGTTCACATCAGGCTTCTGCAAACATTGCCAACAGAGTTCAATTCTCGCTTATGAACATCAACGTCTATTCAGTGGACGTGGAAACCACCAAAGAA atACAACTGTTTTTAAAGGCCATACAAAACAACCCACCAAAGGTGTCATTGAAGGGATATACAGTGGTAAATAGGGAACTTATAACTTct AGCCTTGCAACTGTCGCAATATACTTGATAGTTCTCCTGCAGTTCAAGATTAGCTTGATAAATTTGCGGGGTTAA